The following proteins come from a genomic window of Nakamurella alba:
- the trmD gene encoding tRNA (guanosine(37)-N1)-methyltransferase TrmD yields the protein MKFSVVTIFPEYLEPLRQSLLGRAIEDGLLSVEVHDLREQAFDRHRTVDDSPYGGGAGMVMKPDVWGRALDAWAPPGSTLVVPTPAGRPFTQDVAAELAGAEHLVFACGRYEGIDQRVVQEASTRLPVHELSIGDYVLAGGEAAVLVMVEAVARLLPGVLGNPMSAVTDSFGTGSPGLLEYPSYTRPAEYRGLPVPPVLLSGNHAAVDRWRRDESLRRTARHRPDLIAALDPSSLDERDRAVLAEADAGAGAGDAAAGAGGDQADPIG from the coding sequence GTGAAGTTCAGCGTTGTCACCATCTTCCCCGAATACCTCGAGCCGTTGCGGCAGTCGCTGCTGGGCCGGGCGATCGAGGACGGCCTGCTCTCGGTCGAGGTGCACGACCTGCGGGAGCAGGCGTTCGACCGGCACCGCACCGTCGACGACTCGCCCTACGGCGGCGGCGCCGGCATGGTGATGAAACCCGACGTGTGGGGCCGTGCCCTGGACGCCTGGGCGCCGCCCGGATCGACCCTCGTCGTGCCCACCCCGGCCGGCCGCCCGTTCACCCAGGACGTCGCCGCCGAGCTCGCCGGTGCGGAGCACCTGGTGTTCGCCTGCGGGCGGTACGAGGGCATCGACCAGCGGGTGGTGCAGGAGGCCTCGACGCGGCTGCCGGTGCACGAGTTGTCCATCGGTGACTACGTTCTCGCCGGCGGAGAGGCCGCCGTCCTGGTGATGGTGGAGGCCGTCGCCCGACTGTTGCCGGGCGTGCTCGGCAACCCGATGTCGGCCGTCACCGACTCCTTCGGCACCGGGTCGCCAGGCCTGCTGGAGTACCCGAGCTACACCCGGCCGGCCGAGTACCGCGGGCTGCCGGTGCCGCCGGTGCTGCTGTCCGGCAACCACGCCGCGGTGGACCGGTGGCGCCGCGACGAGTCGCTGCGGCGCACCGCCCGGCACCGTCCGGACCTGATCGCCGCGCTGGACCCGTCGTCGTTGGACGAACGGGACCGGGCTGTGCTGGCCGAGGCCGACGCAGGTGCCGGTGCAGGGGATGCTGCTGCCGGTGCTGGTGGGGATCAGGCAGACCCCATCGGCTGA
- the rplS gene encoding 50S ribosomal protein L19 encodes MNTLDALDSASLRDDVPDFRPGDTVKVHVKVIEGSRSRVQVFAGHVIRRQGGGIRETFTVRKVSFGVGVERTFPVHSPNLDKIELVTRGDVRRAKLYYLRELRGKAAKIKEKR; translated from the coding sequence ATGAACACCCTGGACGCCCTGGACTCCGCTTCCCTGCGGGACGACGTCCCCGACTTCCGCCCCGGTGACACCGTCAAGGTGCACGTGAAGGTCATCGAGGGCTCCCGCTCCCGTGTGCAGGTCTTCGCCGGCCACGTCATCCGCCGTCAGGGCGGTGGCATCCGCGAGACCTTCACCGTCCGCAAGGTGAGCTTCGGCGTCGGCGTCGAGCGGACCTTCCCGGTCCACTCCCCGAACCTGGACAAGATCGAGCTGGTCACCCGCGGCGACGTCCGCCGGGCCAAGCTCTACTACCTGCGCGAGCTGCGCGGCAAGGCCGCCAAGATCAAGGAGAAGCGCTGA